One genomic segment of Bradyrhizobium diazoefficiens includes these proteins:
- a CDS encoding peptidyl-alpha-hydroxyglycine alpha-amidating lyase family protein: MPVILGSGEHRYRVVDNFVKLPEGWQLTDVASVAVDSKDRVYVFNRGEHPMVVLDREGNFLRSFGEGLFSRAHGLHIDADDNLYCTDDGDHTVRKCTTAGKVLLTIGIPAKPSPSMSGEPFHRCTHTALSPKGEIYVSDGYGNARVHKFTPGGKLIKSWGEPGTDPGQFNIVHNIATDADGWVYVADRENHRVQVFDGEGRYETQWNNLHRPCALCCCGGGKNPTFVIGELGPGMAVNRKVPNLGPRLSIVDAKGKRIARLGGEEGPGIASGKFLAPHGIALDSKGDIYVGEVGVTDWKTSFPDEEMPAAVRGTRCLQKLERVRE, encoded by the coding sequence ATGCCAGTCATTCTCGGCAGCGGCGAGCACCGCTACCGTGTCGTCGACAATTTCGTAAAGCTGCCCGAGGGCTGGCAGCTCACCGACGTCGCCTCGGTTGCGGTCGACAGCAAGGACCGCGTCTACGTCTTCAACCGCGGCGAACATCCGATGGTGGTGCTGGACCGCGAGGGCAATTTCCTGCGCAGTTTTGGCGAAGGCCTGTTCTCCCGTGCGCACGGCCTGCACATCGACGCTGACGACAATCTCTACTGCACCGATGACGGCGACCACACCGTGCGCAAATGCACCACCGCCGGCAAGGTGCTGCTGACGATCGGCATCCCGGCAAAACCGTCGCCGTCCATGAGCGGCGAGCCCTTCCATCGCTGCACCCATACTGCGCTGTCGCCGAAGGGCGAGATCTACGTCTCTGACGGCTATGGCAATGCGCGCGTGCACAAGTTCACCCCCGGCGGCAAGCTGATCAAGAGCTGGGGCGAGCCTGGCACCGATCCCGGCCAGTTCAACATCGTGCACAACATCGCCACCGATGCCGACGGTTGGGTCTACGTCGCCGACCGCGAAAACCATCGCGTGCAGGTGTTCGACGGTGAGGGCAGATATGAGACGCAGTGGAACAATCTGCACCGGCCCTGTGCGCTGTGCTGCTGCGGCGGGGGCAAGAATCCGACCTTCGTCATCGGCGAGCTCGGCCCCGGTATGGCCGTCAATCGCAAGGTGCCCAATCTCGGCCCGCGGTTGTCGATCGTCGACGCTAAGGGCAAACGCATCGCCCGGCTCGGCGGCGAGGAAGGCCCGGGTATCGCCAGCGGCAAGTTTCTGGCGCCGCACGGCATCGCGCTGGATTCGAAAGGCGACATCTATGTCGGCGAGGTCGGAGTCACCGACTGGAAAACGAGCTTTCCGGATGAGGAGATGCCGGCGGCGGTGCGCGGCACGCGGTGCCTGCAGAAGCTGGAGCGGGTGCGGGAGTGA
- a CDS encoding sensor domain-containing diguanylate cyclase, with protein sequence MVTSRELGKTRLPLWAAGFVVLICVAILGLSAWREWEARNADLRNAEVDVANLAHSLIQHADDTFELADTILVGLVHRLELDGTGPDTIAKLQTYLPTRRSSDRIRGIFVYDETGRWLATTEHVDFSTLNNSDRDYFRQHRDSPDKGTLIGRPVKSRAGGQWIITASRRINHPDGSFAGVALLTIDVAYFAKFYARFDVGPNGSASLLNNDGIMLARSRDESGAFVGRDLSNAPLFREWKSRPTAAVYYFKSPIDGVQRLSYYQRSNRYPLMVLASKSQDDVLAPWQRAAAARMTFVLGLVLLIAVIGCYLVRQLLQRQRIAQVLVAKEANFRLLAEQSSDMVTRIGLDNRLLYVSPACVRITGWSAEELVNTSSLAGIHVEDMERVEQAITALKNGDAEEARFVYRQRHRDKGEIWAEAALHVTLASDSGAIDGVVAVVRDMTEQKDLQDKLASLATTDGLTGLANRRAFDERLADEWTRARRDGTQLSLLLIDVDHFKKFNDHYGHLAGDGCLRALGRILSNQARRPADLAARYGGEEFALLLPNTGPDGCAELGEGIRRALQDLAMLHAQNPPSRLVTASIGAATSLPSQTAMDCSSLVAAADRALYAAKDNGRDRLVMSGQVLPWPAKSA encoded by the coding sequence ATGGTCACAAGCCGCGAACTCGGCAAGACGCGCCTTCCGCTCTGGGCGGCAGGCTTCGTCGTGCTGATTTGCGTGGCTATCCTCGGCCTGAGCGCCTGGCGCGAATGGGAGGCGCGCAATGCCGATCTCAGGAACGCCGAAGTCGACGTCGCCAACCTCGCGCATTCGCTGATCCAGCATGCCGACGACACGTTCGAGCTCGCGGACACGATCCTGGTCGGACTGGTCCACCGGCTTGAGCTCGACGGGACCGGTCCCGACACGATCGCAAAGCTCCAGACCTATCTGCCCACGCGCAGATCATCCGACCGCATCCGCGGAATTTTCGTCTATGACGAGACCGGCCGCTGGCTCGCCACGACCGAGCATGTCGATTTCTCCACGCTCAACAACAGCGACCGCGACTATTTCAGGCAGCACCGCGACTCCCCGGACAAGGGCACGCTGATCGGGCGGCCGGTCAAGAGCCGCGCCGGCGGCCAATGGATCATCACGGCGTCACGCCGGATCAACCATCCTGACGGCAGCTTCGCCGGCGTCGCGCTGCTCACGATCGACGTCGCCTATTTCGCGAAGTTCTACGCGCGGTTCGACGTCGGGCCGAATGGCTCGGCATCGCTGCTCAACAACGACGGTATCATGCTCGCGCGCAGCCGCGACGAGAGCGGCGCCTTCGTCGGACGCGATCTGTCCAATGCGCCCTTATTCAGAGAATGGAAAAGCCGACCCACCGCGGCCGTGTACTATTTCAAGTCGCCGATCGATGGCGTGCAGCGGCTGAGCTACTATCAGCGCAGCAACCGCTATCCCCTGATGGTGCTGGCGAGCAAATCGCAGGACGACGTGCTGGCGCCGTGGCAGCGCGCGGCCGCCGCGCGCATGACCTTCGTTCTCGGCCTGGTGCTGCTGATCGCGGTGATCGGCTGCTATCTGGTCCGCCAGTTGTTGCAGCGGCAGCGCATCGCGCAGGTCCTGGTCGCCAAGGAAGCGAATTTCCGCCTGCTGGCCGAGCAATCCAGCGACATGGTGACCCGGATCGGACTGGACAACCGCCTGCTCTACGTCTCTCCCGCATGCGTGCGCATCACCGGCTGGTCCGCCGAGGAACTGGTGAACACGTCATCCCTGGCCGGCATTCACGTGGAGGACATGGAGCGGGTCGAGCAGGCCATCACTGCGCTGAAGAACGGCGACGCCGAGGAGGCAAGGTTCGTCTACCGCCAGCGTCATCGCGACAAGGGCGAGATCTGGGCCGAAGCAGCGCTGCACGTGACTCTCGCTTCGGACAGCGGCGCAATCGACGGCGTCGTCGCGGTCGTGCGCGACATGACCGAGCAGAAGGATCTTCAGGACAAGCTCGCCTCACTGGCGACGACCGACGGTCTCACCGGCCTTGCCAACCGGCGCGCATTCGACGAACGCCTCGCCGACGAATGGACGCGTGCCCGCCGCGACGGCACGCAGCTTTCGCTCCTGCTGATCGATGTCGATCATTTCAAGAAATTCAACGACCATTACGGACACCTGGCCGGCGACGGATGCCTGCGCGCACTGGGCCGGATTCTGTCTAACCAGGCCAGGCGCCCGGCCGATCTCGCCGCGCGCTATGGCGGCGAGGAGTTCGCCCTGCTGTTGCCGAACACCGGCCCGGACGGCTGCGCCGAGCTCGGCGAAGGGATTCGCCGGGCGCTGCAAGATCTCGCCATGCTGCACGCGCAAAATCCGCCTTCCCGGCTGGTAACTGCCAGCATCGGCGCTGCGACGAGCCTGCCCTCCCAGACCGCGATGGACTGCAGCTCGCTGGTCGCTGCCGCCGACCGCGCGCTCTACGCCGCCAAGGACAACGGCCGTGACCGGCTGGTGATGTCGGGACAGGTCCTACCGTGGCCCGCGAAGAGCGCGTGA
- a CDS encoding glycoside hydrolase family 16 protein, whose protein sequence is MIDRWTRSALVATGLLVASVPGVAQDDLDGAPGSIALQVTTDPSTVECRRLERVDPTSLIFLPLRRTFNDDFDEHPLATGRWVPHYAGGAAWPEARYWGGDGSDFKRKTSANGEQQIYVDPRYSGRAATPLGLDPFRVKDGVLSIVASRTPPELKQVLFNNEYISGILTTQGTFAQKHGYFEIRAKVPVGHAVWPAFWMLADDGGWPPEVDVLEGRGERPGDLVMTTHWRIPSTQKIQSCGFDFAVADASSAFHNYGVLWEEDRLVYFIDRNPVSDIKVPIGFDDPMYMIVNLAIGSKFFPGVSQVDAESPPSVAFEIDRISVYQIEMVQARR, encoded by the coding sequence ATGATCGACCGTTGGACGAGGAGCGCGCTGGTCGCGACCGGGTTGCTCGTGGCATCAGTGCCAGGCGTTGCGCAGGACGACCTCGATGGCGCGCCAGGCAGCATCGCGCTGCAAGTGACGACCGATCCGTCCACGGTCGAATGCCGCAGGCTCGAGAGGGTCGACCCCACTTCGCTGATCTTCCTGCCGCTGCGCCGGACCTTCAACGACGATTTCGACGAGCATCCGCTCGCGACGGGGCGTTGGGTGCCGCATTATGCCGGCGGCGCGGCCTGGCCTGAGGCCCGCTATTGGGGCGGCGACGGCTCCGACTTCAAGCGCAAGACCAGCGCCAATGGCGAACAGCAGATCTACGTCGATCCGCGTTATTCCGGCCGCGCAGCGACGCCGCTCGGGCTCGATCCGTTCAGGGTCAAGGACGGCGTGCTGTCGATCGTCGCCAGCCGCACGCCGCCGGAACTGAAGCAGGTCTTGTTCAACAACGAATACATCTCGGGGATCCTGACCACGCAGGGGACGTTTGCGCAGAAGCACGGCTATTTCGAAATCCGCGCCAAGGTGCCGGTCGGCCATGCGGTGTGGCCGGCATTTTGGATGCTGGCGGACGATGGCGGCTGGCCGCCGGAGGTCGACGTGCTGGAAGGCCGCGGCGAGCGGCCCGGCGATCTGGTCATGACCACGCACTGGCGGATTCCGTCGACCCAGAAGATCCAGTCCTGCGGCTTCGACTTCGCGGTCGCCGATGCCTCGAGCGCGTTCCACAATTACGGTGTGCTGTGGGAGGAGGATCGGCTGGTCTACTTCATCGACCGTAATCCGGTCTCGGACATCAAGGTCCCCATCGGCTTCGACGATCCCATGTACATGATCGTCAATCTGGCGATCGGATCGAAATTCTTTCCCGGCGTCAGTCAGGTCGATGCGGAATCGCCGCCGAGCGTCGCATTCGAGATCGACCGGATTTCCGTCTATCAGATCGAAATGGTGCAGGCGCGGAGATAG
- a CDS encoding flavin-containing monooxygenase, producing the protein MLDRTKDIAASAQAWLDEFERALGTSDPAALDRLFLSDSFWRDVLALSWNLQTLASSDTIAQELTRLAPKAAPANFKIAPNRAAPRWVTRAGTNTIEAIFSFETALGRGSGIVRLVPDAVDGDRLKAWTLLTALDELKGFEEPLGTSRPRGQAYSRDFRGPNWLDLRNASRDYSDRDPTVLVVGGGQAGLAIAARLKQLNVDTLIVDRGARIGDNWRKRYHALTLHNQVQVNHLPYMPFPPNWPTYIPKDKLANWFEAYVDAMELNFWTGTEFEGGAYDEAKGHWTVTLRRAGGSQRTMHPRHVVMATGVSGIANIPEIPSLENFKGTLLHSSRYEDGENWTGKRAIVIGTGNSGHDIAQDLYSSGAEVTLVQRSPTLVTNIEPSAQLAYATYNEGTLEDNDLIAASMPTPLAKKTHVMLTEQSKELDKELLDGLARVGFKLDFGEAGTGWQFKYLTRGGGYYFNVGCSNLIVEGAIKLKQFDDIEGFTAGGAQMKDGATIPADLIVLATGYKPQEYLVRKLFGDATADRVGPVWGFGDGFELRNMYARTNQPGLWFIAGSLAQCRINSKYLALQIKAIEEGILEREVGAT; encoded by the coding sequence ATGCTGGATCGTACGAAGGATATTGCTGCCTCCGCACAGGCCTGGCTCGACGAGTTCGAGCGCGCGCTGGGTACGTCCGATCCCGCCGCGCTCGACCGCCTCTTCCTCTCGGACAGCTTCTGGCGCGATGTGCTGGCGCTGAGCTGGAACCTGCAAACGCTCGCGAGCAGCGATACGATCGCACAGGAGCTGACCAGGCTCGCACCGAAAGCGGCGCCTGCCAATTTCAAGATCGCCCCCAACCGCGCGGCGCCCCGCTGGGTGACGCGCGCCGGCACCAACACTATCGAAGCGATTTTCAGTTTCGAGACCGCCCTCGGCCGCGGCAGCGGCATCGTCCGGCTCGTTCCTGATGCCGTCGACGGCGACCGTCTCAAGGCATGGACACTGCTCACCGCGCTCGACGAGCTCAAGGGCTTCGAGGAACCGCTCGGCACCTCGCGGCCGCGGGGACAGGCCTATTCGCGCGATTTCCGCGGTCCGAACTGGCTCGATCTCCGCAACGCCTCTCGCGACTATTCCGATCGCGATCCGACGGTGCTGGTGGTCGGCGGCGGCCAGGCCGGGCTTGCGATCGCGGCACGGCTGAAGCAGTTGAACGTCGACACACTGATCGTCGATCGCGGAGCGCGCATCGGCGACAATTGGCGCAAGCGCTATCACGCGCTCACCCTGCACAACCAGGTGCAGGTCAATCATCTGCCCTACATGCCGTTCCCGCCGAACTGGCCGACCTACATTCCCAAGGACAAGCTCGCCAATTGGTTCGAAGCCTATGTCGATGCGATGGAGCTGAACTTCTGGACCGGCACCGAATTCGAGGGCGGCGCCTACGACGAGGCCAAGGGTCACTGGACGGTCACCCTGCGCCGCGCTGGCGGCAGCCAGCGCACCATGCATCCGCGCCATGTGGTCATGGCGACCGGCGTCAGCGGCATCGCCAACATTCCGGAGATTCCGAGCCTGGAGAACTTCAAGGGTACGCTGCTGCATTCGAGCCGCTACGAGGATGGCGAGAACTGGACGGGCAAGCGCGCGATCGTCATCGGCACCGGCAACAGCGGCCACGACATCGCGCAGGACCTTTATTCCAGTGGGGCCGAAGTGACGCTGGTGCAGCGCTCGCCCACACTCGTCACCAATATCGAGCCATCGGCGCAGCTCGCCTATGCGACCTACAATGAAGGCACGCTCGAGGACAACGATCTGATCGCGGCCTCGATGCCGACGCCGCTGGCGAAGAAGACCCATGTGATGCTGACCGAGCAATCGAAGGAGCTCGACAAGGAGCTGCTCGACGGCCTTGCCCGCGTCGGCTTCAAGCTCGACTTCGGCGAGGCCGGCACCGGCTGGCAGTTCAAATACCTCACCCGCGGCGGCGGCTATTATTTCAACGTCGGCTGCTCCAATCTGATCGTCGAGGGCGCGATCAAGCTCAAGCAGTTCGACGACATCGAAGGCTTCACGGCCGGCGGCGCGCAGATGAAGGACGGCGCGACCATTCCCGCCGATCTCATCGTGCTCGCGACCGGCTACAAGCCGCAGGAATATCTGGTGCGAAAGCTGTTCGGCGACGCCACCGCCGACCGCGTCGGCCCGGTCTGGGGTTTTGGCGACGGCTTTGAATTGCGCAACATGTATGCGCGCACCAACCAGCCCGGCCTGTGGTTCATCGCCGGGAGCCTGGCGCAATGCCGGATCAACTCGAAATATCTCGCGCTCCAGATCAAGGCGATCGAGGAAGGGATTTTGGAGCGTGAGGTGGGAGCCACGTAA
- a CDS encoding MFS transporter: MDGFDLLILGFMLTAISKDLHLTQPQAASLLTGTLVGAVVGGLVFGVLSDRLGRVRVLTWSIVLFAVFTGLCALAQGYWDLLTYRAIAGIGLGGEFGIGMALVAEAWPASKRARASSYVGLGWQFGVLMAALATPILLPIFGWRAMFALGVFPAVVAYVIRRKLHEPDVFMAHKAKTADAGSSLRALVTDGETTRISLGMIILCSVQNFGYYGIMIWLPNYLSTRFGYGLTQSALWTSVTVAGMAIGIFLFGHVADRFGRRPAFLTYMTGAAIMVVVYSQLTSATALLIGGAVMGFFVNGMLGGYGALMSELYPTAARATAQNVFFNIGRAVAGFGPLVVGIISAAYGFPTAIAGLALLYLIDIVALLVLIPERRGVDLA; the protein is encoded by the coding sequence ATGGACGGGTTCGACCTCCTCATCCTCGGCTTCATGCTGACGGCGATTTCGAAGGACCTTCATCTCACGCAGCCGCAGGCGGCCTCGCTCCTGACCGGGACCCTGGTCGGCGCGGTCGTCGGAGGACTCGTCTTCGGCGTGCTGTCGGACCGGCTCGGTCGCGTACGCGTCCTGACCTGGAGCATCGTCCTGTTCGCGGTCTTTACCGGACTCTGCGCACTCGCGCAGGGCTATTGGGACCTGCTGACCTACCGTGCCATCGCGGGCATCGGTCTCGGCGGTGAGTTCGGCATTGGCATGGCGCTAGTGGCCGAGGCCTGGCCGGCGAGCAAGCGCGCGCGGGCAAGCTCTTATGTCGGCCTCGGCTGGCAGTTCGGCGTGCTCATGGCGGCGCTGGCGACACCGATTCTGCTTCCGATTTTCGGCTGGCGCGCGATGTTCGCACTCGGCGTGTTTCCAGCCGTGGTCGCCTATGTGATCCGGCGCAAGCTGCACGAGCCCGATGTCTTCATGGCGCACAAGGCGAAGACGGCGGATGCCGGCTCCTCGTTGCGCGCGCTGGTGACCGACGGCGAAACGACCCGGATCAGCCTCGGGATGATCATCCTCTGCTCGGTGCAGAATTTTGGCTACTATGGCATCATGATCTGGCTGCCGAATTATCTCTCGACGCGTTTCGGCTATGGTCTGACGCAATCGGCGCTATGGACATCAGTCACCGTCGCCGGCATGGCGATCGGGATCTTTCTGTTCGGCCATGTCGCCGACCGCTTCGGCCGCCGTCCTGCGTTCCTGACCTACATGACAGGTGCGGCCATCATGGTGGTGGTCTATTCGCAATTGACGAGCGCCACGGCATTGTTGATCGGCGGAGCCGTGATGGGCTTTTTCGTCAACGGCATGCTCGGCGGCTACGGCGCGTTGATGAGCGAGCTCTATCCGACCGCGGCGCGCGCCACCGCGCAGAATGTGTTCTTCAACATCGGTCGAGCCGTTGCCGGTTTCGGCCCACTGGTCGTCGGCATCATCAGCGCTGCTTACGGCTTCCCGACCGCAATCGCGGGCCTTGCGCTGCTCTACCTCATCGACATCGTGGCGTTGCTCGTGCTGATCCCGGAGCGGCGCGGCGTCGATCTGGCCTGA
- a CDS encoding dodecin has product MPTTEKDHVYKILDLVGSSETSIEDAIKNAVSRAAKTVREMKWFEVVQTRGHIENGTVRHYQVTLRVGFTLDE; this is encoded by the coding sequence ATGCCCACAACCGAGAAGGATCACGTCTACAAGATCCTGGATCTGGTCGGATCATCCGAGACCTCGATCGAGGATGCGATCAAGAACGCGGTCAGCCGCGCCGCCAAAACCGTGCGCGAGATGAAATGGTTCGAGGTGGTGCAGACGCGCGGCCACATCGAGAACGGCACAGTGCGCCACTACCAGGTGACGTTGCGCGTCGGCTTCACGCTGGACGAATGA
- a CDS encoding GH1 family beta-glucosidase produces MFARFSRRDFARLATRFAGLAALGAAAGAKAAQTAAENDAQAADRHAPAPFPKEFLWGTATSSYQIEGAVNEDGRGRSIWDTFSHTPGKIEDGTTGDRANEHYHRYKEDVALIKALGVKAYRFSIAWPRVFPEGRGQPNPKGLDFYYRLVDELLANGIEPYATLYHWDLPQALQDRLGGWQSSDTSKAFADYAAYVAARLTDRVKTIFTVNEVGRFVNFGYGWGIDAPGLKLPPAQLNQARHHVALGHGLAVQAIRASGRAGTRVGAAENIAACVPAIATAENIRAAEIATRELNAGFLGVVLEGRYTDGFLAYAGADAPKFTPEELKIISTPNDFVGLNIYAPQFYITASDRAPGFHVLPFPVSFPHMNSEWLRIGPEVIYWAPRLAAKIWNIQNIYISENGTSSEDKIAADGQVYDLDRIMFLRNYLTQMQRAIAEGVPIRGYFLWSLMDNFEWIFGYGKRFGVYRVDFETQARVPKLSAAFYRDVVARNAIGM; encoded by the coding sequence ATGTTCGCAAGGTTCTCGCGGCGCGACTTTGCAAGGCTTGCGACAAGGTTTGCGGGCCTCGCCGCGCTCGGCGCTGCGGCCGGTGCAAAGGCTGCGCAGACGGCCGCGGAGAACGACGCGCAGGCGGCGGACCGTCACGCGCCGGCACCGTTCCCGAAGGAGTTTCTGTGGGGTACGGCGACCTCATCCTACCAGATCGAGGGCGCGGTCAACGAGGACGGCCGCGGCAGGTCGATCTGGGACACCTTCAGCCACACGCCGGGCAAAATCGAGGACGGCACCACCGGCGACCGCGCCAACGAGCACTATCATCGCTACAAGGAGGATGTCGCGTTGATCAAGGCGCTCGGCGTCAAGGCCTACCGTTTCTCGATCGCATGGCCGCGGGTGTTTCCTGAAGGAAGGGGCCAGCCAAATCCGAAGGGGCTCGACTTCTACTACCGCCTCGTCGACGAGTTGCTCGCGAACGGCATCGAGCCCTACGCCACCCTCTATCACTGGGACCTGCCGCAGGCGCTCCAGGATCGCCTCGGCGGCTGGCAGTCGAGCGACACGTCGAAGGCCTTTGCCGATTACGCGGCCTATGTCGCCGCCCGCCTGACCGACCGCGTCAAGACCATCTTTACCGTCAACGAGGTCGGTCGCTTCGTGAATTTCGGCTATGGCTGGGGCATCGACGCACCCGGCCTCAAGCTGCCGCCAGCGCAGCTCAACCAGGCGCGCCATCACGTCGCGCTGGGGCATGGCCTCGCCGTGCAGGCGATCCGCGCCTCCGGGCGTGCCGGCACCCGCGTCGGCGCGGCCGAGAACATCGCCGCATGCGTGCCGGCGATCGCAACGGCGGAAAACATCCGCGCCGCCGAGATTGCGACGCGCGAGCTCAATGCCGGCTTCCTCGGCGTGGTGCTGGAGGGCAGATACACCGACGGCTTCCTCGCCTATGCCGGCGCAGATGCACCAAAATTCACGCCTGAGGAGTTGAAGATCATCAGCACGCCGAACGATTTCGTCGGCCTCAACATCTACGCGCCGCAGTTCTACATCACCGCCTCCGACCGCGCACCCGGCTTCCACGTGCTGCCGTTTCCAGTCTCGTTCCCGCACATGAACTCGGAATGGCTGCGCATCGGTCCCGAGGTGATCTATTGGGCGCCGCGCCTCGCCGCAAAGATCTGGAACATCCAGAACATCTACATTAGCGAGAACGGCACCTCGTCCGAGGACAAGATCGCCGCCGACGGCCAGGTCTACGATCTCGACCGCATCATGTTCCTGCGCAACTACCTGACTCAGATGCAGCGCGCCATCGCCGAAGGCGTGCCGATCCGCGGCTATTTCCTCTGGAGCCTGATGGACAATTTCGAATGGATTTTTGGCTACGGCAAGCGCTTCGGGGTCTACCGGGTCGACTTCGAGACGCAGGCGCGGGTGCCCAAGCTGAGCGCCGCGTTCTATCGCGACGTGGTGGCGCGGAATGCGATCGGGATGTGA
- a CDS encoding DUF2855 family protein gives MTATDFIVARDDFETCKTITTELPATDTLPQDALLVQVDRFAFSANNITYAVLGGEMKYWQLFPAPHGFGNIPVWGFGEVIASKHPNVPVGERLFGYFPMATHLVIEATDVSKRTLRDGAMHRQRVAPVYNAYGRVSGDPAYTGRQGDYQALLRPLFMLSFLVDDFLAENDDFGARRVLLSSASSKTAFGLAHLLHARGRKVIGLTSSGNTGFVGSLGCYNEVVTYDRVTSLPSDAPVAFVDMAGNSALRAALHRHFGDQMKCSVRVGLTHRATEPEEGELPGARPRWFFAPDQIRKRANEWGPGGIEQRFGSAWSGFAPLLERCLSVVESRGPEAVRQVYLDTLKGRIPPEQGHMLSLLG, from the coding sequence ATGACAGCCACCGACTTCATCGTCGCGCGCGACGATTTCGAAACCTGCAAGACGATCACAACCGAGCTGCCCGCGACGGATACCCTGCCGCAGGATGCGCTGCTGGTGCAGGTCGACCGCTTCGCCTTCAGCGCCAACAACATCACTTATGCCGTGCTCGGCGGCGAGATGAAATACTGGCAGCTCTTTCCCGCACCACACGGATTCGGCAACATTCCGGTATGGGGCTTTGGCGAGGTGATCGCCTCGAAGCATCCGAACGTGCCCGTGGGCGAGCGCCTGTTCGGATATTTCCCGATGGCGACGCATCTCGTCATCGAAGCCACCGATGTCAGCAAGCGGACCTTGCGCGACGGCGCCATGCACCGGCAACGCGTGGCGCCGGTCTATAACGCCTATGGACGCGTCAGCGGCGATCCCGCCTATACCGGACGGCAGGGCGACTACCAGGCCTTGCTGCGGCCGCTGTTCATGCTGTCGTTCCTGGTCGACGACTTCCTGGCCGAGAACGACGATTTCGGCGCGCGCCGCGTGCTGCTCTCGAGCGCCTCGAGCAAGACTGCGTTTGGGCTCGCCCATCTGTTGCACGCGCGCGGCCGCAAGGTGATCGGCCTGACCTCATCAGGCAACACCGGCTTCGTCGGCTCGCTCGGCTGCTACAACGAGGTCGTCACCTATGATCGCGTGACGTCGCTGCCATCAGACGCCCCGGTCGCCTTCGTCGACATGGCCGGCAACAGCGCGCTGCGCGCCGCGCTGCACCGGCATTTTGGCGACCAGATGAAATGCTCGGTGCGGGTCGGATTGACGCATCGCGCCACCGAGCCCGAGGAGGGCGAGCTCCCGGGCGCCAGGCCGCGCTGGTTCTTCGCGCCCGACCAGATCCGCAAGCGTGCCAACGAATGGGGTCCGGGCGGGATCGAGCAGCGTTTTGGTTCTGCGTGGTCGGGCTTCGCACCGTTGCTGGAGCGATGCCTGAGCGTGGTCGAGAGCCGCGGACCCGAGGCGGTACGGCAGGTCTATCTCGACACGCTGAAGGGGCGCATTCCGCCGGAGCAGGGCCACATGCTGTCGCTGCTCGGGTAA
- a CDS encoding HNH endonuclease, with protein sequence MNAHVSQGSWPVLVLNADFRPLSYYPLSLWSWQDAIKAVFLDRVNIVAHYDQAVHSPTLQMQLPSVVSLKSFVKPTTHPAFTRFNVFLRDRFACQYCGSPEDLTFDHIIPRSKGGQTTWENVVAACSPCNLRKGNLTPAQAKMFPRQSAFAPTVHQLHRNGRLFPPNYLHDSWLDYLYWDTELDP encoded by the coding sequence TTGAACGCACATGTCTCGCAAGGCAGTTGGCCGGTGCTGGTCCTCAACGCGGACTTCCGGCCGCTGAGTTACTACCCACTGTCTCTGTGGTCGTGGCAGGACGCGATCAAGGCGGTGTTCCTCGACCGCGTCAACATCGTCGCGCATTACGATCAGGCGGTCCACAGCCCGACGCTGCAAATGCAGCTGCCGAGCGTCGTCTCGCTCAAATCCTTCGTCAAGCCGACCACCCATCCGGCCTTCACCCGGTTCAACGTCTTCCTGCGCGATCGTTTTGCCTGCCAATATTGCGGCTCGCCCGAAGACCTCACCTTCGATCACATCATCCCGCGCAGCAAAGGCGGCCAGACCACCTGGGAGAACGTGGTCGCGGCGTGCTCGCCCTGTAACCTGCGCAAGGGCAATCTCACGCCCGCGCAAGCAAAGATGTTTCCGCGCCAGAGCGCCTTCGCGCCGACCGTGCACCAGCTCCACCGCAACGGCCGCCTGTTCCCGCCGAACTATTTGCACGACAGCTGGCTGGACTATCTGTACTGGGATACGGAGCTGGATCCCTAA